A segment of the Campylobacter showae CSUNSWCD genome:
AAGCTAAATTTAAATTTGTAGATACTTTTTATTCTATGCCATTTTGGGCGGTTTTGCGCGTAAATTTAGATTTTAAAAATATTAAAAAATAAAATTTGCACTAGAGGCGAAATGAAAATAAGCTAGTTTTATCTTATCCAAATTTAGCCTTGCAAGGGTACTGCAAGTTAAATTTCTAAAATCGGACCGCATTTCAAATAAATAGATTGATATTAAAAAAGCCAAAACCGTTATTTTGCTACTTTTGTTTTTGTCGATATGAAAATTTAACGAGCGGCTTACTCTCTCGCATCTATAAACTTGTGCCTACGCGATAAAAATTACCACAAAAGTAAGCCGCCCGTTTTTATTTATTTTTTGTGCTACGTAAAAGCTCCATCTTCATCTCGTAGTAGTCCACGCTCATATCGACGTAGTGCTTGTGCGGGTTTTCAAAGCGCTGCTCCTCCTGCCAAATTTCATTTTCGAGCTGCTCTTTTACGTACTCTCTGATTTTTGCTAAATTTACATTTTCACCAACGCGTTTGCCATCTTTTACGACTAGATTTTGTAGCTGCCGCGCCGTGCAGCCCTCAAAATACAGCTCCTTCCACGGTTTTTCGGGATCTATGTAGCGGTAGGGTTTGGAGAGATTGGGCGTTTCGTCCGCGTTCGTGATTAAATCGGCGACGGCTTGACCGCCTTTATATATGCGCCAAACTTTTTTTAGACCCGGGTTAGTCATCTTTTCTACGGCCTCTGAGACTTTTATGCGCGGGCTAAAAATGCCTTTATTTTCGACTGCAACTAGTTTATAGACTCCGCTAAAAACCGGATCGCTTTTTGACGTTATCAGGCGCTCGCCTACGCCAAAGCCGTCTATGCGTCCGCCTTGGGTTAAAATCGAGGCGATGGTGTATTCATCCAGACTGTTTGAGACGATGATTTTACAGTCTTGTAGCCCTGCGGCATCCAGCATCGCGCGCGTTTTTTTAGATAGATACGCCAGGTCGCCGGAGTCTAGCCTGACTGCTTTTAGGCGTTTGCCCAGTGGCTCAAGCACTTCTTTTGCCGTTTTTATCGCATTTGGCACGCCGCTATGCAGCACGTCGTAGGTATCTACGAGCAGCGAAGCGGAGTCTGGATAGAGCAGGGCGTAGCGCTTAAAGGCTTCAAATTCGTCGCCGAAATACATCACCCAGCTGTGCGCCATCGTACCGGTCGTCGGTATGCCAAAGGCCTTGGCCGCTAGCACCGTCGCCGTACCGTCCGCGCCGCCGATGTAGGCCGCTCTGGCGCCGTAGATCGCGGCGTCTAGGTTGTGCGCGCGCCTAGCGCCGAAGTCAAACACGCTCCTGCCGTCCGCGGCCTTTACGATGCGCCTAGCCTTGGTCGCGATGAGGCTTTGGTGGTTTATCTGCGATAGGATCGCGGTTTCTATGAGCTGCGCGTCGATAGGCGAGGCTACGACGGTCATAAAAGGCTCTTGCGGATAGATGATCGTACCCTCGGCAAATGCGTATATATCGCCTCTAAAGCGAAATTTGCGCAGATAATCTAAAAAATCCTCGCTAAATAAATTTAACGAGCGCAGATAGCCAACGTCGCTCTCGTCAAAGCGTAAATTTTCTACATACTCTATGATCTGCTCAAGTCCCGCAAATATCGCAAAACCGCCGCCGTCGGGCACCTTGCGGTAAAAAACGTCAAATGCCACGCGCGGCTGATCTCCGCTTTTAAAATACCCCTCCGCCATCGTAAGTTCGTAAAGATCCATCACCATGCTGACATTTCTCGCGTCAAACTGCGTCATTTTTGCCCTTTCTCGTTAAAATTTGATAATGATATAACCCCGCGGCTTGCGAGACGCTGAAATTTGGCGGAATGATTTTAAACAAATATATTATTTAATCTCATAATATTATCACTTTTTATCGGTTTTTAAGCTCGTTTAGCATATAGTTTTAAATATTTTATTTAAAGAAAATTTTTTATATTATCTTTATATTTTAAATTACGTTTTTTGATTTTGAGGGAAATAAAATTTGAAAATTTAGGAGGATTTTATGAAACAAGCCTTGCTACTAAGCAGCTCAAGCTACAAAGATACGGGCTATCTTAGGCATTGTAAAAACTGGATACACGAGTTTTTAAAAGAGTGCGGAGTTTGGGACGAGCAGGTGCTTTTCATCCCGTATGCCGGAGTTCGCCGCACAAACGACGAATACGAGCAAAAAGTCATCGACTGCCTGGAGTACAAAAATATCGCATCCATCCATAAATTTAGCGATCCAAAACGCGCCGTAGCCGAAGCTAAAGCCATCTGCATCGGCGGCGGAAACACCTTTGCGCTACTTTACTATCTTTATAAATTTGATTTAGTCGAAGCCATCAGACAAAGAGTGGAGGCGGGAGTGCCGTATTTTGGCTGGAGTGCGGGCGCAAACGTCGCTGGAAGCACGATGATGACGACAAACGACATGCCTATCATCATGCCAAAGAGCTTTGACGCGTTAAATATCTTCCCGCATCAGATAAATCCGCATTTTATCAGCGGTAAGATCGCCGGACACAACGGCGAAAGCAGGGAGGAGAGGCTGGAGGAGTTTTTGATAGTAAATCAAAAAAGCCTGATCTACGCGCTGCCCGAAGGTACGGCCCTAAGGTTAAAGGGCGAAAACGCAACCGTGATGGGCATGGAAAATAGTCCCGTCTTAAAAATGGCGTATCAAAAAGAAACCGAGTTCATAAAAGTCGGCGATAGCTTTAAATTTTAGTCGTTTGAGCCCATGCTCAAATTTAACGAGCCTTGCTAAAACTCGGCAAATTTGACGAAAATTTCAAATTTGAAACGGTTTTAGAAAAGCTTTCAAATTTGGATTTGACATCGGTCGGCGACAAAAATAAAAAGATTAAATTTGACTCAAATTTAGCGCGCAAAACCCAAGCGGCGTAAATTTGAGCCAAATTTGAAATAAGTATAAAACACAAAACGAAAGGGGACAAAATGGCTACTGCTAAGCTAATCTGTGCGGTCATAGGCTTGATCGCCGTCGTGTTTTTATTGGTCAAAAAAAGAGAGACCAAAACTGTGCTCATCGGCGTGGGACTCGTACTCTGCGTCATCTGTCTAAACCCGCTCGGAGCGCTTGAGAGCTTTACGAAGTCGATGACCTCTGCGGGGCTTATCAAGGCGATCTGCGCCAGTATGGGCTTTGCCTACGTTATGAAGGTGACTAAGTGCGACCAGCACCTGGTTTTGCTACTTACTAAGCCGATGAAAAATATCGGATTTTTGCTGATTCCGGCTACATTCGTGCTGACTTATTTTATCAATATCGCGATACCGTCGGCTGCGGGCTGCTCGGCTGCGGTGGGAGCTACGATGATACCGCTTTTGATGGCCTCTGGCGTACGTCCTGCGATGGCGGGAGCTGCGGTGTTTGCGGGTACCTTTGGCGGCGTGCTAAGCCCCGGCTCTGCGCACAATATCTTCGTAACCGACATGGTTAAAAAGACAAACGAAGCCTACACCGTCCAAGACGTAATCGGCGTGCAGTTTCCAAACGCCGTAGCCGCTGGTATCGTCGTTTTGATCGTGATTAGTATGACGGCGATTATCTTTAAGGATTATCAAAAAGGACAGGATTTTTCGCCTAAATCGGCAAGTAACGCCGGTGAAGCGACGCAGACGAAGGTAAATTTACTCTTTGCTCTAGCGCCTCTCATCCCGCTAGTTATTCTCGTCGTCGGCGGTACTGGTCTAAATAAAATTTCGTGGCTAGCATGGACGAAGATGGGCGTGGCCGAGGCTATGATCCTTGGCGCTATCATCGCGGTTTTCATCACGTGGACGAGCCCGGAAAAGATCACTAAAGAGTTTTTTAACGGTATGGGTAGCGCCTACGCCGAGGTTATGGGTATCATCATCGCTGCCGGCGTTTTCGTAGCGGGTTTAAAGGCGTGCGGAGCGATCGACGCGGTCACCGAGTGGCTAAAACACTCTCAGGAGTTCGTGCGCTACGGCGGTACTTTCGTGCCGTATCTCATGGGTACGGTTACGGGCTCTGGCGACGCCGCTACTATGGCGTTCAACCAAGCTATCACCGTTCACGCCGCGGATCTGGGCTTCGCGCAGGATAAGCTAGGCATGGCTGCTGCGATATCTGGCGCGCTAGGCCGCTCGTCGTCTCCTATCGCGGGTGCAGCGATCGTGTGCGCGGGTCTAGCTATGGTTAGCCCGGTCGAGATAGCCAAGCGAACGGCCCCAGCGATGGCGATAGCCGTGTGTGTTATAGCGTTTTTTATGCTCTAAATTTAGAGTTAAATTTGATAAAGTCGGCGCCTTGCCGACTTTTTGCATGGACGGCGTTTGTCGTCCTTTAAATTTTAGAAAATTAGTTAAATTTAATCCTTGCGCGCGTCGTATCTCACAGGCAGGTACTTTTTCTATCAAATTTACCGAGTCAAATTTGCCGCGCAAAGGCAGCCGTGCTATCTTTGGATAAACTCTTTATATCGGTCGCAGGCAAGCTCGGGCTCCATATCGCAGGCTTTTTTGAGGTAAGTAGCATCCGCCGCCGTTACCTAGCTCGCAGGCTTTTGAGTAGAGCTCTGCCGCTTTTTGATAGTCTTGCGCGGCTCCGTTTAGCGCGTTATCGTATAAAACTCCAAGCTCGTAGTAGCTTGCGCCGTTTCCATCGTCGCACTCCTTTTGTAGCGCGTTTATGTAGGCACCGACTGCTAAAACCGAAGTTTCGATTAACGGTAAAATTAATTTCGCTCCTATTTAAATTTGCTTTCGCATTTTACGCAAAGCGAGCTTAAATTCGGGCGACTCGGTCAAATTTACGGTTCAAATTTGACGTAAATTTGGGTTAGCGCCGTAAAGGAGCGGGTCTTGGCGGCGTAAAAATAGTGATATGAGAGCTGCAACACGCAAATTTGAGAGCGAATTCGC
Coding sequences within it:
- a CDS encoding nicotinate phosphoribosyltransferase, which gives rise to MTQFDARNVSMVMDLYELTMAEGYFKSGDQPRVAFDVFYRKVPDGGGFAIFAGLEQIIEYVENLRFDESDVGYLRSLNLFSEDFLDYLRKFRFRGDIYAFAEGTIIYPQEPFMTVVASPIDAQLIETAILSQINHQSLIATKARRIVKAADGRSVFDFGARRAHNLDAAIYGARAAYIGGADGTATVLAAKAFGIPTTGTMAHSWVMYFGDEFEAFKRYALLYPDSASLLVDTYDVLHSGVPNAIKTAKEVLEPLGKRLKAVRLDSGDLAYLSKKTRAMLDAAGLQDCKIIVSNSLDEYTIASILTQGGRIDGFGVGERLITSKSDPVFSGVYKLVAVENKGIFSPRIKVSEAVEKMTNPGLKKVWRIYKGGQAVADLITNADETPNLSKPYRYIDPEKPWKELYFEGCTARQLQNLVVKDGKRVGENVNLAKIREYVKEQLENEIWQEEQRFENPHKHYVDMSVDYYEMKMELLRSTKNK
- the pepE gene encoding dipeptidase PepE — its product is MKQALLLSSSSYKDTGYLRHCKNWIHEFLKECGVWDEQVLFIPYAGVRRTNDEYEQKVIDCLEYKNIASIHKFSDPKRAVAEAKAICIGGGNTFALLYYLYKFDLVEAIRQRVEAGVPYFGWSAGANVAGSTMMTTNDMPIIMPKSFDALNIFPHQINPHFISGKIAGHNGESREERLEEFLIVNQKSLIYALPEGTALRLKGENATVMGMENSPVLKMAYQKETEFIKVGDSFKF
- the dcuC gene encoding C4-dicarboxylate transporter DcuC — translated: MATAKLICAVIGLIAVVFLLVKKRETKTVLIGVGLVLCVICLNPLGALESFTKSMTSAGLIKAICASMGFAYVMKVTKCDQHLVLLLTKPMKNIGFLLIPATFVLTYFINIAIPSAAGCSAAVGATMIPLLMASGVRPAMAGAAVFAGTFGGVLSPGSAHNIFVTDMVKKTNEAYTVQDVIGVQFPNAVAAGIVVLIVISMTAIIFKDYQKGQDFSPKSASNAGEATQTKVNLLFALAPLIPLVILVVGGTGLNKISWLAWTKMGVAEAMILGAIIAVFITWTSPEKITKEFFNGMGSAYAEVMGIIIAAGVFVAGLKACGAIDAVTEWLKHSQEFVRYGGTFVPYLMGTVTGSGDAATMAFNQAITVHAADLGFAQDKLGMAAAISGALGRSSSPIAGAAIVCAGLAMVSPVEIAKRTAPAMAIAVCVIAFFML